One window of Cupriavidus oxalaticus genomic DNA carries:
- a CDS encoding ATP-binding protein — protein sequence MAGTFEPSPDLRTVERNLKRERRVFSMVIALLGLVAVAIAATGVWVRLNGSLRAQEQVARLYEQGVVDAVLERRSTLAASNLLLELRANGTLPLSPDRRGGLCTQVFPSAPADDVLHQSCDQSVRTLIAASQRPSIEMISIASGATYRYESPDASGSGARPLPPPMPPTLITSMILERFRSRDIDVLQAAREKRVEWLGVPGSAAGAGPEMVGASLVAKGDTLYAVVLTRIPLYDLLRPAGPNLSIPEPIVFDRLGTPLLAAGARSNAQRLDARLEARQDGMFHWVPDYGWALRRPPLVADFGHLIFALPIGHQGRAMMEDLVVIGAITAVLLALLFAMYRYWNYRFLTGTYAEAARAQRLLHEARLATEAAARARVAFFASMSHEIRTPLASLLGNMELVAMGPLDPEQRRRVDAMQVSAGGLLQIVDEVLDFSRIDVGALRIEVQPVSVTELLGRIAIAHAPLAAQRSLSFHAVYGSNIPSQLELDPARLTQIVNNLLGNAFKFTPAGKIVLRARWLEGNLEIVIADTGIGIPDAYRDRLFQPFSQVADKRIAQAGGTGLGLSICMRLVERMGGSIMLDSTLDVGTRVTVRLPLGVSDAPPPVRPRLPRNRTVVLSRDPECIEGVLNHFDWGACPPSARSDLDEPVDGDGHDCLLVTEAFDPARVLAWWPKPASVVWLKQLGPLVATIRPDGGREVSSYSLAGIHAAALAVITGAQPPKRSEAGPAGRPASPLAGHAVLIAEDNLLNRNLLRDQLRALGAGVIVAGNGSEAMAALAEQRVNAVLTDIDMPVMNGFDLLREMRHAGIDIPVYAVSASARPEDVAEGRARGFTGYLTKPVSLAELASVLARSDDGMGHEDEQSVASCGDDDLPELPRIPAAYAEAFLAQAGADLDEYDAIRSGRDVTWLARLLHRIAGSLAVVGPSELAELCEDLREYAADADGWDDEIETQSAYIARSLRQLCGRLSVAS from the coding sequence ATGGCGGGCACGTTCGAGCCGTCGCCCGACCTGCGCACCGTTGAACGGAACCTGAAGCGGGAACGCCGGGTTTTCTCGATGGTGATTGCGTTGCTGGGGCTGGTCGCCGTCGCGATCGCCGCCACGGGCGTGTGGGTCCGGCTCAATGGCTCGCTGCGCGCCCAGGAGCAGGTGGCCCGCCTGTATGAGCAGGGTGTCGTCGATGCCGTCCTCGAACGCCGGAGCACCCTGGCCGCCAGCAACCTGCTCCTGGAGTTGCGTGCCAATGGCACGCTTCCGCTCTCACCGGACCGTAGGGGCGGCCTCTGCACGCAGGTGTTTCCGTCCGCGCCCGCCGACGACGTTCTGCACCAGAGTTGCGACCAGTCGGTCCGCACGCTGATTGCCGCCAGCCAGCGGCCGTCGATCGAAATGATCTCGATCGCCAGCGGTGCGACGTATCGCTATGAATCGCCCGATGCGTCGGGATCGGGGGCGCGGCCGCTGCCGCCGCCAATGCCGCCGACGCTCATCACCAGCATGATCCTGGAGCGCTTCCGGAGTCGCGATATCGACGTCCTGCAGGCCGCGAGGGAGAAACGCGTCGAATGGCTCGGCGTCCCGGGCAGCGCCGCAGGCGCCGGTCCGGAGATGGTTGGCGCATCGCTGGTGGCAAAGGGCGACACGCTCTACGCGGTGGTGCTGACGCGCATCCCGCTATACGATCTGCTGCGGCCTGCCGGGCCAAACCTGTCGATCCCCGAACCGATCGTGTTCGACAGGCTCGGCACGCCGCTGCTCGCGGCCGGCGCACGGTCCAACGCGCAACGCCTGGATGCCAGGCTGGAAGCGCGGCAGGACGGGATGTTCCATTGGGTCCCGGACTATGGCTGGGCACTGCGCCGCCCGCCACTCGTGGCGGATTTCGGGCACCTGATTTTCGCGCTGCCGATCGGCCATCAGGGGCGGGCGATGATGGAGGACCTGGTTGTCATCGGCGCCATCACCGCGGTGCTGCTTGCTTTGCTGTTCGCGATGTACCGCTACTGGAACTATCGCTTCCTGACCGGCACCTATGCGGAAGCAGCGCGTGCGCAGCGGCTGCTGCACGAAGCCCGGCTCGCGACCGAAGCGGCCGCCAGGGCCCGGGTGGCGTTCTTCGCGTCGATGAGCCACGAGATACGCACGCCGCTTGCCTCGCTGCTGGGGAACATGGAGCTCGTGGCGATGGGGCCGCTGGATCCGGAGCAGCGGAGGAGGGTGGATGCGATGCAGGTGTCGGCCGGAGGGCTGCTGCAGATCGTCGATGAAGTGCTCGACTTCTCCAGGATCGATGTGGGCGCATTGCGCATCGAGGTGCAGCCCGTATCCGTCACGGAGCTGCTCGGCCGCATCGCGATCGCCCATGCGCCGCTTGCCGCGCAGCGCAGCCTGAGCTTCCACGCGGTGTACGGCAGCAATATTCCCTCGCAGCTCGAGCTTGATCCGGCGCGCCTGACCCAGATCGTCAACAACCTGCTTGGCAATGCGTTCAAGTTCACGCCGGCGGGCAAGATCGTGCTGCGCGCGCGATGGCTGGAAGGGAACCTGGAGATCGTCATTGCCGATACCGGCATCGGCATACCGGATGCGTACCGGGACCGGCTCTTCCAGCCGTTCTCGCAGGTCGCCGACAAGCGGATCGCCCAGGCGGGTGGCACCGGCCTTGGCCTGTCGATCTGCATGCGGCTGGTGGAACGGATGGGCGGCAGCATCATGCTGGACAGCACCCTGGACGTGGGAACGCGCGTCACGGTTCGTCTGCCGCTGGGCGTTTCCGACGCGCCGCCGCCGGTGCGCCCGCGCTTGCCGCGGAACCGGACGGTGGTGCTGTCCCGCGATCCCGAGTGCATCGAGGGAGTGCTGAACCATTTCGACTGGGGCGCGTGCCCGCCTTCGGCGCGCTCAGACCTGGACGAGCCCGTGGATGGGGACGGCCATGACTGCCTGCTGGTGACCGAGGCATTTGATCCTGCGCGCGTCCTGGCCTGGTGGCCAAAGCCGGCCTCGGTGGTCTGGCTGAAGCAGCTGGGGCCGCTGGTCGCGACTATCCGGCCGGATGGCGGTCGCGAGGTTTCCAGCTACAGCCTTGCCGGCATCCATGCGGCAGCGCTGGCGGTCATCACCGGGGCACAGCCGCCAAAGCGGAGCGAGGCAGGCCCTGCCGGGCGGCCCGCATCGCCGCTTGCGGGCCATGCCGTGCTGATCGCGGAAGACAACTTGCTGAACCGGAACCTGCTGCGCGACCAGCTGCGGGCGCTGGGCGCGGGCGTCATCGTCGCGGGCAATGGCAGCGAGGCCATGGCGGCGCTGGCGGAGCAGCGCGTGAACGCGGTGCTGACCGATATCGACATGCCCGTCATGAACGGCTTCGACCTGCTCCGGGAAATGAGGCACGCCGGCATCGACATCCCCGTCTATGCCGTGAGCGCCAGCGCGCGGCCCGAGGACGTCGCCGAGGGACGGGCGAGGGGATTCACGGGCTATCTGACCAAGCCGGTATCTCTCGCCGAACTGGCGTCGGTACTAGCACGCAGCGACGATGGCATGGGCCATGAGGATGAGCAGTCAGTCGCATCGTGCGGTGACGATGATCTCCCCGAACTGCCGCGGATCCCTGCCGCGTATGCCGAAGCCTTCCTTGCCCAGGCCGGGGCGGATCTCGATGAATACGACGCGATCCGGTCCGGACGGGACGTGACCTGGCTGGCGCGGTTGCTGCACCGCATCGCGGGCAGCCTCGCGGTCGTCGGGCCGTCGGAACTGGCCGAGCTGTGCGAAGACCTGCGCGAGTACGCCGCGGATGCGGATGGCTGGGACGACGAGATCGAAACGCAGTCAGCGTATATCGCTCGGAGTCTCAGGCAGTTGTGCGGGCGCCTGTCCGTGGCCTCTTGA
- a CDS encoding AraC family transcriptional regulator, giving the protein MVLRLLDELKRQGVEVPPAAGASAHAPPAQFTALYRAAIEQLEALVAKGNGHPPMRKQEVDLLCRCVLSSQTLREAIRCAADFCVMLYPRAGSLSLGQSAGQAVFRMDSLRRAESSAACLVDLTGLFFYMLLFGWLIGQPIRPTHVYLAHPRREDAMPFLGLFHAAVTSGAQTYGFEFDEALLDRPVVRQAAELDAFLEDFPYRLIGAPVEVVSLSQQVRGILHAALVHGARLPTLAELAVRFDVSEPTLRRRLAADGSSYRILREHNLQEYAEQCLCTTNWPIGRIAEQLGFASEEAFRRAFQRWTGHAPTWFRREGRR; this is encoded by the coding sequence ATGGTGCTGCGCTTGCTGGACGAGTTGAAGCGGCAGGGCGTCGAGGTGCCGCCTGCCGCCGGCGCATCGGCGCATGCGCCGCCCGCGCAGTTCACCGCGCTCTATCGCGCCGCGATCGAGCAGCTGGAAGCCCTGGTCGCCAAAGGCAACGGCCACCCTCCGATGCGCAAGCAGGAAGTGGACTTGCTGTGCCGTTGCGTGTTGAGCAGCCAGACGCTAAGGGAAGCGATCCGCTGCGCGGCCGACTTCTGCGTGATGCTGTACCCGCGCGCCGGTTCGCTCAGCCTCGGGCAAAGCGCGGGCCAGGCGGTGTTCCGCATGGATTCACTGCGGCGCGCAGAAAGCTCTGCGGCTTGCCTGGTGGACCTGACCGGGCTCTTCTTCTACATGCTCCTGTTCGGCTGGCTGATCGGCCAGCCGATACGTCCGACCCACGTTTACCTGGCGCATCCCCGGCGTGAGGACGCCATGCCGTTCCTTGGCCTGTTCCATGCCGCTGTGACCTCAGGCGCCCAGACCTACGGATTCGAGTTCGATGAAGCCTTGCTCGACCGGCCGGTCGTGCGCCAGGCAGCGGAGCTCGATGCCTTCCTGGAAGACTTTCCTTACCGGCTGATCGGTGCGCCGGTCGAGGTCGTATCACTGAGCCAGCAGGTGCGTGGCATCCTGCATGCAGCGCTGGTACATGGCGCGCGACTGCCCACGCTCGCTGAACTTGCCGTGCGCTTCGATGTGAGCGAACCGACGCTGCGCCGCCGCCTCGCAGCCGACGGCAGCAGTTACCGGATACTGCGCGAGCACAACCTGCAGGAGTACGCCGAACAATGCCTGTGCACGACCAACTGGCCGATCGGCAGGATTGCGGAGCAGCTTGGCTTTGCCAGCGAGGAGGCGTTTCGCCGGGCGTTTCAGCGCTGGACCGGGCATGCGCCGACGTGGTTCAGGCGCGAGGGGAGAAGGTGA
- a CDS encoding LysR substrate-binding domain-containing protein, whose translation MKIRSPSLVELHAFLAVCRLRSFRLAAEELCVTQAAVSRAVQRLEQHLGDCLLFERSSQGVALTEQGRQLRKLTERHVLALEAAANRLQGPRADGKLRLSVIPTLGTQWLLPRLARFRTTHPEVDVEMRQFRHDEDFSRDDVDIWIEVKRPKRRWPARMQVQYLLGRELVPACAPSLLPRLKRPGDLLKEVLLHHTNFPENWALWAKAAGLRAAPKLGPGYDLSINLIFAAKAGLGIALTQSCLIERELAAGELVKPFDMPVDTGRGYFICVDAQRPRSAAQNAFLDWILAEAHRIEPADAVVPGQRR comes from the coding sequence ATGAAGATTCGCTCTCCTTCACTGGTGGAACTGCACGCCTTCCTGGCGGTTTGTCGGCTGCGCAGCTTCCGCCTGGCGGCCGAGGAACTCTGCGTCACCCAGGCTGCTGTCAGCCGGGCGGTGCAACGCCTCGAGCAGCACCTGGGCGATTGCCTGTTGTTCGAACGGTCCTCGCAAGGCGTGGCACTGACCGAGCAAGGCCGCCAGTTGCGCAAGTTGACGGAGCGCCATGTGCTGGCACTGGAGGCGGCCGCGAACCGGCTGCAGGGGCCGCGCGCCGACGGGAAACTACGGCTGAGTGTGATTCCTACGCTTGGTACCCAATGGCTGCTTCCACGCCTCGCGCGCTTCAGGACGACGCATCCTGAAGTGGACGTCGAGATGCGGCAGTTTCGCCATGACGAGGACTTCAGCCGCGACGACGTAGACATCTGGATCGAGGTGAAGCGACCCAAGCGACGTTGGCCGGCCAGGATGCAGGTGCAATACCTGCTCGGCCGCGAGCTCGTTCCCGCCTGCGCGCCATCGCTGCTGCCGCGCCTGAAACGCCCCGGCGACTTGCTCAAAGAGGTGCTGCTGCACCATACGAACTTCCCGGAGAACTGGGCGCTCTGGGCCAAGGCGGCCGGACTCAGGGCCGCGCCGAAGCTGGGCCCTGGCTATGACCTGAGCATCAACCTGATCTTCGCGGCCAAGGCCGGACTGGGTATCGCGCTGACGCAATCCTGCCTGATCGAGCGCGAACTGGCAGCCGGTGAACTGGTGAAACCTTTTGACATGCCGGTAGACACCGGGCGCGGCTATTTCATCTGCGTGGACGCACAGCGGCCGCGCAGCGCGGCACAGAACGCATTTCTGGACTGGATCCTGGCCGAGGCGCATCGCATCGAGCCGGCTGACGCCGTCGTACCGGGGCAGCGGCGCTGA
- a CDS encoding M20 aminoacylase family protein codes for MTIDSKAGTALPDLLPLHDELAALRQHIHRHPELAFEEHDTADLVAGKLQEWGYQVTRGIGKTGLVGQLRVGEGDKRLGLRADMDALPIQEETGLPYASSRPGLMHACGHDGHTAMLLGAAKHLAATRNFSGTLNLVFQPAEERGFDSGAKSMVADGLFERFPCDMVFAMHNHPGAPQGRFLMRPGPFLAAGDRVFIKVVGLGGHAARPHLAVDPLVAAAAIVMGLQTVVSRNVPPNESAVLTVGRLRSGDALNVIPADAEIGISVRSFSPEVRALLKDRITTLVHMTAESYGAKAEIRYVEGYPVVDNAADAVALAAEVATELVGQEDVDRDYPRMMGSEDFAYMLQECPGALVRIGNGPSDGGRGLHNPRYDFDDRNLALGAAFWCRLAETFLV; via the coding sequence ATGACCATCGATTCCAAGGCTGGTACAGCGCTTCCCGACCTGCTCCCGCTACACGACGAACTTGCTGCCCTGCGGCAGCATATCCACCGGCACCCGGAACTGGCTTTCGAGGAGCACGACACCGCGGATCTGGTTGCCGGCAAGTTGCAGGAATGGGGCTACCAGGTGACCCGCGGCATCGGAAAGACGGGGCTGGTCGGCCAGTTGCGCGTAGGAGAGGGGGACAAGCGGCTTGGCCTGCGCGCCGACATGGATGCCCTGCCCATCCAGGAAGAGACCGGGCTTCCATACGCCAGCAGCCGGCCCGGCCTCATGCATGCCTGCGGGCACGACGGCCATACTGCCATGCTCCTTGGCGCGGCAAAGCACCTCGCGGCCACGCGCAACTTCTCCGGCACGCTGAACCTGGTTTTTCAGCCAGCGGAGGAGCGCGGGTTCGACAGCGGCGCCAAGTCCATGGTGGCGGACGGCCTGTTCGAGCGCTTTCCTTGCGACATGGTATTTGCCATGCACAACCATCCCGGTGCCCCCCAGGGCCGGTTCCTGATGCGTCCGGGACCGTTTCTCGCCGCGGGCGACCGGGTGTTTATCAAGGTCGTGGGCCTGGGCGGCCACGCCGCGCGCCCTCACCTGGCGGTTGACCCGCTTGTGGCAGCGGCTGCCATCGTGATGGGGCTGCAGACCGTGGTCTCGCGCAACGTCCCCCCCAACGAGTCGGCAGTGCTCACTGTTGGCCGGCTACGGTCTGGGGACGCACTGAACGTCATTCCGGCCGATGCCGAAATCGGCATCAGCGTGCGCTCGTTCAGTCCGGAAGTGCGCGCACTACTGAAGGACCGCATCACAACGCTGGTCCACATGACCGCCGAATCGTACGGCGCGAAAGCGGAAATCCGCTATGTGGAGGGCTACCCGGTCGTCGATAACGCCGCCGACGCGGTAGCCCTGGCGGCCGAAGTTGCCACGGAGCTTGTTGGCCAGGAGGACGTAGACCGCGACTATCCCAGGATGATGGGCAGCGAAGACTTCGCGTACATGCTGCAGGAATGCCCGGGCGCCCTCGTCCGTATCGGCAACGGCCCGTCGGACGGTGGGCGTGGCTTGCATAACCCCCGCTACGACTTCGATGACAGGAACCTGGCCTTGGGAGCAGCGTTCTGGTGCCGGCTGGCGGAGACATTCCTGGTCTGA
- a CDS encoding response regulator transcription factor, whose protein sequence is MPPRTLSAVIADDHPVIQLAVKTTLSEIPNVHVSAMCSSGRELFAALEAHRPDLIVTDFTMGHSEESDDGLRLLQRLRQASPCTPIVVFTMLTNGGLLTRIQETGIAGIVGKNEDPRILRQICMDAVSGQGLRLSPGVSARMSSAGALAGASASALSPKEIEVVRMFAAGSTVTEIAGYLRRTLATVATQKRSAMRKLNITSNADLVAYARDNGLT, encoded by the coding sequence ATGCCACCACGTACCCTCTCCGCCGTGATCGCGGACGATCACCCGGTGATTCAACTCGCCGTCAAGACCACCCTGAGCGAGATCCCGAATGTCCACGTATCCGCAATGTGTTCTTCCGGACGGGAGCTTTTCGCTGCGCTGGAGGCGCACCGGCCGGATCTCATTGTTACGGATTTCACAATGGGACATTCCGAAGAGAGCGATGACGGCCTTCGCCTGCTCCAGCGACTCAGGCAGGCCAGCCCCTGTACGCCGATCGTCGTCTTCACGATGCTGACCAACGGCGGCCTGCTCACGCGTATCCAGGAGACAGGTATCGCCGGCATCGTGGGGAAGAACGAGGATCCACGCATCCTGCGGCAGATCTGCATGGATGCGGTCTCCGGTCAGGGCCTGCGCCTGTCGCCGGGAGTATCGGCCAGGATGTCGAGCGCCGGCGCGCTGGCCGGCGCAAGCGCGAGCGCGCTGTCTCCGAAAGAGATCGAAGTCGTGCGGATGTTCGCCGCGGGCAGCACCGTCACCGAAATCGCCGGATACCTGCGCCGCACGCTGGCAACCGTGGCGACACAGAAGCGCTCGGCCATGCGCAAGCTGAACATCACCAGCAACGCGGATCTTGTCGCGTACGCGCGCGACAACGGCCTGACCTGA
- a CDS encoding Dabb family protein, with protein MRHETAQIRIHPGICTGANTQEQALLAGIETLPGLRQVAIGRNLAGSWGAGDYTLDLQFDPVASCPPGHDPGLAAALDGLAEVDRVAYSPISDGLRAPLLRQGIWRTLMFRVRPEAPDWQVRGLEQDLLRMPGYMPGILNWRLARVLSPGTWTHVWQQEFASAEDLLGEYLMHPFHWGRVDRWFDPEFPEWTVQAISHAFCPIETSLIANHNRTEEYAP; from the coding sequence ATGCGGCATGAGACAGCGCAGATAAGAATTCACCCCGGCATCTGCACCGGGGCGAATACACAGGAGCAGGCACTGCTTGCCGGGATCGAAACCCTGCCAGGCCTGCGCCAGGTTGCGATTGGCCGGAACCTGGCGGGAAGCTGGGGCGCTGGCGACTACACGCTCGACCTGCAGTTCGACCCGGTGGCGTCCTGCCCGCCCGGCCACGACCCCGGCCTGGCTGCCGCGCTGGACGGCCTGGCAGAGGTGGATCGCGTGGCCTACAGCCCGATCTCGGACGGACTGCGGGCGCCCCTGTTGCGCCAGGGGATCTGGCGCACGCTGATGTTCCGGGTCAGGCCCGAAGCACCTGACTGGCAGGTCCGCGGCCTTGAGCAGGACCTGCTGCGCATGCCTGGGTACATGCCCGGCATCCTCAACTGGCGGCTTGCCCGCGTCCTGTCGCCCGGCACATGGACCCACGTCTGGCAGCAGGAGTTCGCCAGCGCAGAGGACCTCCTGGGCGAATACCTGATGCACCCCTTCCATTGGGGCCGCGTCGACCGGTGGTTCGACCCCGAGTTTCCCGAATGGACAGTCCAGGCGATCTCCCATGCCTTCTGCCCAATCGAAACCAGCCTGATTGCCAACCACAACCGCACAGAGGAATACGCGCCATGA
- a CDS encoding DUF3302 domain-containing protein — protein MKLRPYLLAGIGLLASSEPAFASLLSGKALETAANAISWVVLIFVPVAGGYLFWMLHIWPEKIAQRKRHPQKEAIHSLCLLSLLFGGLLWPLAWLWAHTKPVFYRAAYGTDKAPEDDDAPDHGTRQPAATMEIASSMRAGQERI, from the coding sequence ATGAAACTGCGCCCCTATCTGCTGGCGGGCATCGGCCTGCTGGCATCGAGCGAACCTGCCTTCGCATCCCTACTGAGCGGCAAGGCCCTTGAGACCGCGGCCAACGCCATTTCCTGGGTGGTCCTGATCTTCGTGCCGGTGGCAGGGGGCTACCTGTTCTGGATGCTCCATATCTGGCCCGAGAAGATCGCGCAGCGCAAGCGCCATCCGCAAAAGGAAGCCATCCACTCGCTATGCCTGCTGTCGCTTCTCTTCGGCGGCTTGCTGTGGCCCCTGGCCTGGCTCTGGGCCCACACGAAGCCCGTGTTCTACCGCGCCGCGTACGGCACCGACAAGGCCCCGGAGGACGATGACGCGCCCGACCATGGCACCCGGCAGCCAGCCGCGACGATGGAAATCGCCAGCAGCATGCGCGCC
- a CDS encoding Bug family tripartite tricarboxylate transporter substrate binding protein: MTINRRTFLKAAALSSLSGLELPAFAADKYPARPISLVVPFPPGGSVDVSGRLIAERLGKALGQPVVVDNRPGAGGAIGSTYVSKAQPDGYTLIVTSQSTHVVNPAMNPKLPYDAVKGFSNITLISRLSNVLLCNASLPVRNFAELVKYARAHPTALNYASAGTGSVSHVSMELLKNQAGIPMTHVPYRGAGAALTDLLGGQVHLTWNNLSSNLDHILQGKLRALAVAAPARVPQLPDVPTFAELKLPDLNETSWNGLAAPAGTPHAIVQQLYLAVRKILAEPATRSTWVAKGMIVPEDITPEAYTRETEQRIRFYQRIAKDNRITLD, from the coding sequence ATGACCATCAATCGTCGCACCTTTCTCAAAGCAGCCGCCCTCAGCAGCCTGAGCGGGCTGGAGCTGCCCGCCTTCGCCGCTGACAAGTATCCTGCCCGTCCAATCTCGCTGGTGGTGCCGTTTCCCCCGGGCGGCTCGGTTGACGTGTCCGGCCGCCTGATCGCCGAGAGGTTGGGCAAGGCGCTTGGCCAGCCCGTGGTGGTCGACAACCGGCCCGGCGCCGGGGGCGCTATCGGCTCGACATACGTATCGAAAGCACAGCCCGACGGCTACACCCTCATTGTCACCTCGCAGAGCACGCATGTCGTGAATCCCGCGATGAACCCCAAGCTGCCCTATGACGCGGTGAAGGGCTTCTCGAATATCACGCTCATCAGCCGGCTGTCAAACGTGCTGCTGTGCAATGCATCGCTGCCGGTTCGCAACTTCGCCGAGCTGGTCAAGTATGCGCGCGCCCATCCGACCGCCCTGAATTATGCAAGTGCCGGAACGGGTTCGGTGTCACACGTCAGCATGGAACTTCTCAAGAATCAGGCGGGTATCCCGATGACGCATGTTCCCTATCGGGGTGCCGGGGCGGCGCTGACCGACCTGCTGGGCGGACAGGTGCACCTGACCTGGAATAACCTGTCCTCCAACCTGGACCACATCCTCCAGGGCAAGCTGCGTGCGCTGGCGGTAGCCGCACCCGCGCGCGTGCCGCAACTGCCGGATGTGCCGACCTTTGCCGAACTCAAGCTGCCTGACCTGAATGAGACTTCATGGAACGGCCTTGCCGCCCCGGCCGGGACACCGCATGCGATCGTGCAGCAACTCTATCTGGCGGTACGCAAGATTCTCGCGGAACCTGCGACCCGCTCGACCTGGGTCGCGAAGGGCATGATCGTGCCGGAAGACATTACGCCAGAGGCCTATACCAGGGAAACGGAGCAGCGTATCAGGTTCTACCAGCGCATCGCCAAAGACAATCGCATTACCCTGGACTGA
- a CDS encoding SDR family NAD(P)-dependent oxidoreductase has product MTGHGKLTGKIALVTGASRGIGRAIAQRFAAEGALVVATARRAGQSEDETDTLAETVGRIRQQGGRAMALAADLEDPEQRDNLVARAASAAGGLDILVNNAGMAEYSRVEAMPLEVFDKTVEHYLRIPFMLSRAAIPLMRTRGAGWIINLGSVTALSPSHPYSDFDRAGGVTVYAAVKAAINRFTEGLAAELEGENIAVNAVAPSTAIRTPGSARYIPDGYPTEPVEYLAETALALCSVPARLRTGHIAHSLHFPLAHGLNVRTLDGQGTLPPPVIPPWAHPGLNHEDLSAR; this is encoded by the coding sequence ATGACCGGACACGGGAAACTGACAGGAAAGATTGCGCTGGTGACCGGCGCCAGCCGCGGCATCGGCCGCGCCATCGCGCAGCGCTTCGCGGCCGAGGGCGCGCTGGTAGTTGCCACGGCCCGCCGCGCAGGCCAGTCAGAGGACGAAACCGATACGCTGGCCGAGACAGTTGGCCGGATCAGGCAGCAAGGGGGCCGTGCCATGGCACTGGCGGCAGACCTGGAGGACCCCGAGCAGCGCGACAACCTCGTGGCACGAGCAGCAAGCGCGGCGGGCGGCCTCGATATCCTGGTCAACAATGCTGGCATGGCGGAATACAGCCGCGTCGAAGCTATGCCGCTGGAAGTATTCGACAAGACGGTTGAGCACTACCTGCGCATTCCCTTCATGCTCAGCCGTGCAGCGATCCCGCTGATGCGCACGCGCGGCGCGGGGTGGATCATCAACCTCGGCTCGGTCACCGCCCTGTCGCCCTCACACCCGTATTCAGACTTTGACCGCGCCGGCGGCGTAACGGTGTACGCCGCGGTCAAGGCCGCCATCAACCGGTTCACCGAGGGCCTTGCCGCGGAACTGGAGGGCGAGAATATCGCCGTCAACGCCGTAGCCCCAAGCACGGCGATCCGCACGCCTGGCAGCGCGCGCTATATCCCGGACGGCTATCCAACCGAACCGGTGGAGTACCTGGCGGAAACAGCGCTTGCACTCTGCAGCGTTCCAGCCCGCCTGCGCACCGGCCACATCGCCCATAGCCTGCACTTTCCCCTGGCGCACGGGTTGAACGTTCGCACGCTTGATGGCCAGGGCACGCTGCCACCGCCCGTGATCCCGCCGTGGGCACACCCTGGTTTGAACCACGAAGACCTGTCCGCAAGATAA